A stretch of the Macaca mulatta isolate MMU2019108-1 chromosome 14, T2T-MMU8v2.0, whole genome shotgun sequence genome encodes the following:
- the ALG8 gene encoding dolichyl pyrophosphate Glc1Man9GlcNAc2 alpha-1,3-glucosyltransferase isoform X35, translating into MEGAFFFAVLLHFKHIYLYVAPAYGVYLLRSYCFTANKPDGSVRWNSFSFVRVISLGLVVFLVSALSLGPFLALNQLPQVFSRLFPFKRGLCHAYWAPNFWALYNALDKVLSVIGLKLKFLDPNNIPKASMTSGLVQQFQHTVLPSVTPLTTLICTLIAILPSIFCLWFKPQGPRGFLRCLTLCALSSFMFGWHVHEKAILLAILPMSLLSVQKAGDASIFLILTTTGHYSLFPLLFTAPELPIKILLMLLFTIYSISSLKTLFRKEKPLFNWMETFYLLGLGPLEVCCEFVFPFTSWKVKYPFLPLLLTSVYCAVGITYAWFKLYVSVLIDPPVGKTKKQ; encoded by the exons ATGGAAGGAGCAtttttctttgctgttctccTACATTTCAAGCACATCTACCTCTATGTAGCACCAGCTTATGGTGTATATCTGCTGCGATCCTACTGTTTCACTGCAAATAAACCAG ATGGGTCTGTTCGATGGAACAGCTTCAGCTTTGTTCGTGTTATTTCCCTGGGACTGGTTGTTTTCCTAGTTTCTGCTCTTTCATTGGGTCCTTTCCTAGCCTTg AATCAGCTGCCTCAAGTCTTTTCCCGGCTCTTTCCTTTCAAGAGGGGCCTCTGTCATGCATACTGGGCTCCAAACTTCTGGGCTTTGTACAATGCTTTGGACAAAGTGCTGTCTGTCATCG GTTTGAAATTGAAATTTCTTGATCCCAACAATATTCCCAAGGCCTCAATGACAAGTGGTTTGGTTCAGCAGTTTCAACACACAGTCCTTCCCTCAGTGACTCCCTTGACAACCCTCATCTGCACACTGATTGCCATATTG CcctctattttctgtctttggttTAAACCCCAAGGGCCCAGAGGCTTTCTCCGATGTCTAACTCTTTGTGCCTTGAGCTCCTTTATGTTTGGTTGGCATGTTCATGAAAAAGCCATACTTCTAGCAATTCTCCCAATGAG ccttttGTCTGTGCAAAAAGCAGGAGATGCTTCGATTTTTCTGATTCTGACCACAACAGGACATTATTCcctctttcctctgcttttcacTGCACCAG AACTTCCCATTAAAATCTTACTCATGTTACTATTCACCATATATAGTATTTCGTCACTGAAGACTTTATTCAG aaaagaaaaacctctttTTAATTGGATGGAAACTTTCTACCTGCTCGGCCTGGGGCCTCTGGAAGTCTGCTGTGAATTTGTATTCCCTTTCACCTCCTGGAAGGTGAAGTACCCCTTCCTCCCTTTGTTACTAACCTCAGTGTATTGTGCAGTAGGCATCACATATGCTTGGTTCAAACTGTATGTTTCAGTATTGATTGACCCTCCTGTTGGCaagacaaagaaacaatga